Proteins encoded in a region of the Paramagnetospirillum magneticum AMB-1 genome:
- a CDS encoding glycosyltransferase family 4 protein, whose translation MRILHTIPGRNWGGMEHRTMEQVRWLKAHGHDVWLASPSDGESYKRAEAAGLPVIDFDFDRPWKPATVRGFRRLLIEKRVEVVDTHVTRDAKTAAACLDLVAVVRSRHVNQPLKGGMIRRAQWRLGADWLITVAECTRSQLLEVGLADAKRSVSIGGWADERFFDLPDPVATRARLRAALNIPAEAYAWVCVGMIRPDKGQDHLLAALALLKDKGLSPMLAIVGSATAECADYERGLHTQLEAAGLSGQVVFTGYRDDVSELMQMGDAVVIPSLTEAQPRVAVQAFAVGKPVVASNVGGVPEIVFDGRTGLLVPPADPVRLAEAMARVMTDHEATARMAAAARQLAEKDMRFDNRMNQTLEVYRTAQAHARKRFLPRFKGVGA comes from the coding sequence TTGCGCATTCTCCACACCATTCCGGGACGCAATTGGGGCGGCATGGAACACCGCACCATGGAACAGGTGCGCTGGCTGAAGGCCCATGGCCACGATGTGTGGCTGGCCTCGCCGTCGGACGGCGAATCCTACAAGCGGGCCGAGGCCGCCGGGCTGCCGGTGATCGACTTCGACTTCGACCGCCCGTGGAAGCCCGCCACCGTGCGCGGCTTTCGCCGGCTGCTGATCGAAAAACGTGTCGAGGTGGTTGACACCCACGTCACCCGCGACGCCAAAACCGCCGCCGCCTGCCTGGATCTGGTGGCGGTAGTGCGCTCGCGCCACGTCAACCAGCCGCTCAAGGGCGGCATGATTCGCCGCGCTCAATGGCGGCTGGGTGCGGACTGGCTGATCACCGTGGCCGAATGCACCCGGAGCCAATTGCTGGAGGTCGGGCTGGCCGATGCCAAGCGCTCGGTCTCCATCGGCGGCTGGGCGGACGAGCGCTTCTTCGACCTGCCCGATCCGGTGGCCACCCGCGCCCGCCTGCGCGCCGCGCTGAACATTCCCGCCGAAGCCTATGCCTGGGTCTGCGTCGGCATGATCCGCCCCGACAAGGGCCAGGACCATCTGCTGGCCGCCCTGGCCCTGCTCAAGGACAAGGGCCTGTCCCCCATGCTGGCGATCGTCGGCTCGGCCACCGCCGAATGCGCCGATTACGAGCGCGGCCTGCACACGCAGTTGGAGGCTGCCGGGCTGAGTGGCCAGGTGGTGTTCACCGGCTATCGCGACGACGTGTCGGAACTGATGCAGATGGGCGACGCGGTGGTGATTCCCTCGCTGACCGAAGCCCAGCCCCGGGTCGCCGTCCAGGCCTTCGCCGTGGGCAAGCCGGTGGTGGCCAGCAATGTGGGCGGCGTTCCGGAAATCGTCTTTGACGGCCGGACGGGACTGCTGGTTCCCCCCGCCGACCCCGTTCGCCTCGCCGAGGCCATGGCCCGCGTCATGACCGACCACGAAGCCACCGCCCGCATGGCCGCCGCCGCGAGGCAACTGGCGGAGAAGGACATGCGCTTCGACAACCGCATGAACCAGACCCTGGAGGTCTACCGCACGGCCCAGGCCCACGCCCGCAAGCGCTTCCTGCCCCGCTTCAAGGGTGTCGGCGCATGA
- the moaA gene encoding GTP 3',8-cyclase MoaA, translating to MIDPFGRKVSYLRVSVTDRCDLRCVYCMAEDMHFLPKADILSLEELERLCGAFVRSGVRKLRLTGGEPLVRRNIMSLITNLGRLVKSGELDELTLTTNATQLAKHADGLAAAGVKRLNVSLDSLDPAKFEAITRWGKLDQVLDGIMAAKAAGLAVKINTVALKGGNEDEHEHLVEWCGRHGFDLTFIETMPMGDIHSDRTEQYLPLSLVRSRLEQRFTLSEIDYRTGGPARYVRVAETGGRIGFITPMTHNFCETCNRVRVTCTGTLYMCLGQEDAADLRTPLRASEGDQLLEAAIAEAISRKPKGHDFIIDRDSRPAVSRHMSVTGG from the coding sequence ATGATCGATCCGTTTGGACGCAAGGTCAGTTATCTGCGCGTGTCGGTCACCGACCGCTGCGATCTGCGCTGCGTCTATTGCATGGCCGAGGACATGCATTTCCTGCCCAAGGCCGACATCCTGTCGCTGGAGGAACTGGAGCGGCTGTGCGGCGCTTTCGTCCGTTCCGGCGTGCGCAAGCTGCGCCTTACCGGCGGCGAGCCCCTGGTCCGGCGCAACATCATGAGCCTGATCACCAACCTGGGCCGTCTGGTCAAGTCGGGCGAGCTGGACGAGCTGACGCTGACCACCAACGCCACCCAGCTTGCCAAGCATGCCGACGGCCTGGCGGCGGCCGGGGTCAAGCGCCTCAACGTCTCGCTGGACAGCCTGGACCCCGCCAAGTTCGAGGCCATCACCCGCTGGGGCAAGCTGGATCAGGTCTTGGACGGAATCATGGCCGCCAAGGCCGCCGGTCTGGCGGTCAAGATCAACACGGTGGCGCTGAAGGGCGGCAACGAGGACGAGCACGAGCATCTGGTGGAATGGTGCGGGCGCCACGGCTTCGATCTCACCTTCATCGAGACCATGCCCATGGGCGACATCCATTCCGACCGCACCGAGCAGTATCTGCCGCTCTCCCTGGTGCGGAGCCGGCTGGAACAGCGGTTCACCCTGTCCGAGATCGATTACCGCACCGGCGGCCCGGCCCGCTATGTGCGCGTCGCCGAGACCGGCGGGCGCATCGGCTTCATCACCCCCATGACCCACAATTTCTGCGAGACCTGCAACCGCGTGCGGGTGACCTGCACCGGAACGCTGTACATGTGCCTGGGCCAGGAGGACGCCGCCGATCTGCGCACTCCCCTGCGGGCCAGCGAGGGCGACCAGTTGCTGGAGGCCGCCATTGCCGAGGCCATCTCCAGAAAGCCCAAGGGCCACGACTTCATTATCGATCGCGATTCCCGCCCCGCCGTCAGCCGCCACATGAGCGTCACCGGCGGCTGA
- a CDS encoding glycosyltransferase family 2 protein: MTSLTALVVICNEEKRLPACLEKLRFADQVVVVLDKCTDGSKDIALAFGARIVEGRWDLEGDRRNTGIAACDTEWVLEVDADEHVPPALAEEIRRVIATSPFDWHEILVDNHIGDRLVRHGWGASYGKAAYPGLFRKAAKTWGRDRVHPSLVWRGRKGPMLVNRLDHYVDKNISDMIRRLDSYSTAKARDLRDRGETWGSTASNIRRLFSRFFKCYVRRGGWREGGYGLIIAICAGLYPLLSHFKAKYEKE; encoded by the coding sequence ATGACCTCCCTGACGGCCCTCGTGGTCATCTGCAACGAGGAAAAGCGCCTGCCCGCCTGCCTGGAGAAGCTGCGCTTCGCCGACCAGGTGGTGGTGGTGCTCGACAAGTGCACCGACGGCAGCAAGGACATCGCCCTGGCCTTCGGAGCCCGCATCGTCGAGGGGCGCTGGGACCTGGAGGGCGACCGCCGCAACACCGGCATTGCCGCCTGCGACACCGAATGGGTGCTGGAGGTGGATGCCGACGAGCACGTCCCCCCCGCTTTGGCCGAGGAAATCCGCCGGGTCATCGCCACGTCGCCCTTCGACTGGCACGAGATCCTGGTGGACAATCACATCGGCGACCGTCTGGTCCGCCACGGCTGGGGCGCCTCTTACGGCAAGGCCGCCTATCCCGGCCTGTTCCGCAAGGCCGCCAAGACCTGGGGCCGCGACCGCGTCCACCCCTCGCTGGTCTGGCGGGGCAGGAAAGGCCCCATGCTGGTCAACCGGCTGGACCACTACGTGGACAAGAACATCTCGGACATGATCCGGCGCCTGGATTCCTATTCCACCGCCAAGGCCCGCGACCTGCGCGACCGTGGCGAAACCTGGGGCTCCACCGCCTCCAATATCCGCCGGCTGTTCTCTCGCTTCTTCAAATGCTATGTGCGGCGGGGCGGCTGGCGGGAAGGCGGCTATGGCCTGATCATCGCCATCTGCGCCGGGCTTTATCCCCTGCTGTCCCACTTCAAAGCCAAGTACGAGAAGGAATAG
- a CDS encoding glycosyltransferase family 2 protein: MTSKPIIVIPMAGEGSRFAQAGYAKPKPFIDVLGRPMIHHVIDNVAYAGASTLLIARAAHCAAEPGVVAELKAAGNLDIHLLDGLTEGTACTLLAAYDKMDPDAPILVANSDQFVDGGVTAMLDDALARDLDGSIMVFKSEPHPKWSYAKLRDDGLVERVAEKDPISEWATVGIYYFKSARAFRRAAEAMIAANDRVNNEFYTCPVYNYAIKAGARIGVWEIPQTAMHGLGTPEDLDAFIAERAAGTSA, encoded by the coding sequence ATGACCAGCAAGCCGATCATCGTCATCCCCATGGCCGGCGAGGGCTCGCGCTTCGCCCAGGCGGGCTATGCCAAGCCCAAGCCGTTCATCGACGTGCTGGGCCGCCCCATGATCCACCACGTCATCGACAACGTGGCCTATGCCGGTGCCTCCACCTTGCTGATCGCCCGCGCCGCCCATTGCGCCGCCGAGCCCGGCGTGGTGGCCGAGCTGAAGGCCGCGGGCAATCTGGACATCCACCTGCTGGACGGACTGACCGAGGGCACCGCCTGCACCCTGCTGGCGGCCTATGACAAGATGGATCCGGACGCCCCCATCCTGGTGGCCAATTCCGACCAGTTCGTGGATGGCGGCGTCACGGCCATGCTGGACGACGCGCTGGCCCGCGACCTGGACGGCTCCATCATGGTCTTCAAGTCCGAGCCCCACCCCAAATGGTCCTATGCCAAGCTGCGGGACGACGGGCTGGTGGAGCGGGTGGCAGAAAAGGACCCCATCAGCGAATGGGCCACGGTCGGCATCTACTACTTCAAGTCGGCGCGGGCCTTCCGCCGGGCCGCCGAAGCCATGATCGCCGCCAACGACCGGGTCAACAACGAGTTCTATACCTGTCCGGTCTATAACTACGCCATCAAGGCCGGGGCAAGGATCGGCGTCTGGGAGATTCCCCAGACCGCCATGCACGGCCTGGGCACGCCGGAAGACCTGGACGCCTTCATCGCCGAACGGGCCGCCGGCACGTCGGCCTGA
- a CDS encoding polysaccharide deacetylase family protein: MMRHLADRGTVAITIDDAPMPDSTPALLDLLDRFDAKATFFMSGCRAVSQDALLAETVRRGHAVYAHGWDHVRLDREPTSRLLDDMERCEALLARHRPTPQPYLVRLPYNGGRRSARIHRALAAWKPGCALVHWGPSTEDHMTSTRCAAPEDVETECRRDVERLLADPRLPGGILLMHDQPINERPGAQFKPAVTIAMLRLLLEGLQARRLRCVTLPPPPPQAWWRRFILV, translated from the coding sequence ATGATGCGGCACTTGGCCGATAGGGGCACGGTGGCGATCACCATCGACGATGCCCCCATGCCTGATAGCACGCCGGCCTTGCTCGACCTGCTGGACCGCTTCGATGCCAAGGCCACCTTCTTTATGAGCGGCTGCCGCGCGGTGTCGCAGGACGCCCTGTTGGCCGAGACGGTCAGGCGCGGCCACGCCGTCTACGCCCATGGCTGGGACCATGTGCGCCTCGACCGCGAGCCCACCTCCCGCCTGCTCGACGACATGGAACGCTGCGAAGCCCTGCTGGCCCGCCACCGCCCGACGCCCCAGCCCTATCTGGTGCGCCTGCCCTATAACGGCGGGCGGCGCTCGGCGCGCATCCACCGGGCCTTGGCCGCGTGGAAGCCGGGCTGCGCCCTGGTCCATTGGGGCCCCAGCACCGAGGACCACATGACCTCAACCCGCTGCGCCGCGCCCGAGGACGTGGAAACCGAGTGCCGTAGGGATGTGGAGCGCCTGCTGGCCGATCCCCGCCTGCCCGGCGGCATCCTCCTGATGCACGACCAGCCCATCAACGAGCGCCCGGGCGCCCAGTTCAAGCCCGCCGTCACCATCGCCATGCTGCGGCTGCTGCTGGAGGGCCTCCAAGCCCGCCGCTTGCGCTGCGTCACCCTGCCGCCGCCCCCGCCTCAGGCATGGTGGCGACGCTTCATCCTGGTCTGA
- a CDS encoding DUF2478 domain-containing protein, protein MVSAPQSSQPAIGAVIYPPGKPPEALLAEFAAQLAARGFRLGGLLQDTLRDETGRKTDMTVTEIDTGRKLSIGQSLGKASKACILDSQALAEASGSVRRAIESHADLLFINKFSKSEMEGEGLAGDMLAAVAEGVPVLTAVPGVLIEEWTEFTGGQTELIAPSLAALWRWWGPGRLYADLANGVEDCAVKRVVVGLNWTMVETATGVGLAQTPERGTPGCNAAPDAGRRGQAGLKALAGLVHSANAFDQALGMAACNAHYNRYDLELPGGNGLESFGVKGGGTVVIGAFPGIAERLPGAKIVDRKPGPGQYPEQAAEWLLPAAEAVIITASTLANRSAPHLLHLARFARVALVGPGAPLTERLLSYGVEVSSGLIAQDPDGLARAVAEGGGAKDLKRFSRQATLRRPAP, encoded by the coding sequence ATGGTTTCCGCCCCGCAATCCAGCCAGCCCGCCATCGGCGCGGTCATCTACCCGCCGGGCAAGCCGCCCGAGGCCTTGCTGGCCGAATTCGCCGCCCAGCTGGCGGCGCGGGGCTTTCGCCTGGGTGGGCTGCTGCAGGACACGCTCCGCGACGAGACGGGCCGCAAGACCGACATGACGGTGACCGAGATCGATACGGGCCGGAAGCTGTCCATCGGCCAAAGCCTGGGCAAGGCGTCCAAGGCCTGCATCCTGGATTCCCAGGCCCTGGCCGAGGCCTCGGGCTCGGTGCGCCGCGCCATCGAAAGCCATGCCGACCTGCTGTTCATCAACAAGTTCTCCAAGTCCGAGATGGAAGGCGAAGGGCTGGCCGGCGACATGCTGGCCGCCGTGGCCGAGGGCGTGCCGGTGCTGACCGCCGTGCCCGGCGTGCTGATCGAGGAATGGACGGAGTTCACCGGCGGCCAGACCGAGCTGATCGCCCCCTCCCTGGCGGCGCTGTGGCGCTGGTGGGGACCGGGGCGGCTTTACGCCGACCTCGCCAACGGCGTGGAGGATTGCGCCGTCAAGCGGGTGGTGGTGGGGCTCAACTGGACCATGGTGGAAACCGCGACCGGCGTCGGACTGGCCCAGACGCCGGAACGCGGCACGCCGGGCTGCAACGCCGCCCCCGATGCGGGCCGACGGGGCCAGGCGGGGCTAAAGGCCCTGGCCGGGCTGGTCCATTCCGCCAATGCCTTCGATCAGGCCTTAGGCATGGCCGCCTGCAACGCCCATTACAATCGCTACGACCTCGAGCTTCCGGGCGGCAACGGCCTGGAAAGCTTTGGCGTCAAGGGTGGCGGCACCGTGGTGATCGGCGCCTTTCCCGGCATCGCCGAGCGCCTGCCCGGCGCCAAGATCGTCGACCGCAAGCCCGGCCCCGGCCAATATCCGGAACAGGCCGCCGAGTGGCTGCTGCCTGCCGCCGAGGCGGTGATCATCACCGCGTCGACCCTGGCCAACCGCTCGGCGCCCCATCTCTTGCATCTGGCCCGCTTCGCCCGGGTGGCCCTGGTGGGGCCGGGGGCGCCGCTGACCGAGCGCCTGCTGAGCTATGGCGTCGAGGTCAGTTCGGGGCTGATCGCCCAGGACCCCGACGGCTTGGCCCGTGCCGTGGCCGAGGGCGGGGGCGCCAAGGATCTGAAGCGATTCAGCCGCCAGGCCACCCTCCGCCGCCCGGCCCCATGA
- a CDS encoding glycosyltransferase family 2 protein, producing MIQILMPIAGSARPFHEMGQKFPKPLIEVLGHPMVEYAIRSSRPAGDHRFIFVTNAADRQEFHLDSVLKLLAPGCTIVQTEKPTGGALCTALLAVDHIDREAPLLVCNGDQWTARGIQPALDDFRARDLDVGIVTFTSMHPRWSFVRTDEDGMVVETAEKNPISNHATVGAYYYRNGGMFVRGAEKSLLKNTLVNNQFFIVPSINQLILEGARVGQHKIPNAEFHPLGIPEDVSHFLDHFQTSPLDQ from the coding sequence ATGATCCAGATCCTCATGCCCATCGCCGGCTCGGCGCGGCCCTTCCACGAGATGGGCCAGAAGTTCCCAAAGCCGCTGATCGAGGTGCTGGGCCACCCCATGGTGGAATACGCCATCCGCTCGTCCCGGCCCGCCGGCGACCACCGCTTCATTTTCGTCACCAACGCCGCCGACCGCCAGGAATTCCACCTGGACTCGGTGCTCAAGCTGCTGGCGCCCGGCTGCACCATCGTCCAGACCGAGAAGCCCACCGGCGGCGCCCTGTGCACCGCCCTGCTGGCCGTCGACCACATCGACCGCGAGGCGCCGCTGCTGGTATGCAACGGCGATCAGTGGACGGCCCGGGGCATTCAGCCGGCGCTTGACGACTTCCGCGCCCGCGACCTGGACGTGGGCATCGTCACCTTCACCTCCATGCATCCGCGCTGGTCCTTCGTGCGCACCGACGAGGACGGCATGGTGGTGGAAACCGCCGAGAAGAACCCCATCAGCAACCACGCCACCGTGGGCGCGTACTACTACCGCAACGGCGGCATGTTCGTGCGCGGCGCCGAGAAGTCGCTGCTGAAGAACACCCTGGTCAACAACCAGTTCTTCATCGTGCCTTCCATCAACCAGCTGATCCTGGAAGGCGCCCGCGTCGGCCAGCACAAGATCCCCAATGCCGAGTTCCATCCACTGGGCATCCCCGAGGACGTGTCGCACTTCCTCGACCACTTCCAGACCTCGCCGCTCGACCAATGA
- a CDS encoding GDP-L-fucose synthase family protein has translation MAVVYSLAGKRVWVAGHRGMAGSAIVRRLEREDCRVLTVGHAELDLRDQAATLAWMEANRPQAVFFAAGTVGGILANSTRPAEFLYDNLAMITNAVSASRQTGVEKLLYLGSSCIYPRLAAQPMAEDALLTGPLEPTNEWYAIAKIAGIKLCQAFRRQWGCDFISAMPTNLYGPGDNYHPEHSHVVAALIRRAHEARDAGAPELVIWGTGTPLREFLAADDLADACVFLMKAYSAEAHVNVGTGIEHSIRQLAETVAKVVDYRGRLVFDVSKPDGSPRKLMDVGRMTELGWKAPTGLEDGLRAAYAWYVANLGK, from the coding sequence ATGGCAGTTGTCTACAGCTTGGCCGGCAAGCGGGTCTGGGTGGCCGGTCATCGGGGCATGGCCGGCTCCGCCATCGTGCGCCGTCTGGAGCGCGAGGATTGCCGGGTGCTGACCGTCGGGCATGCCGAGCTGGATTTGCGCGATCAAGCCGCCACCCTGGCCTGGATGGAGGCCAACCGGCCCCAGGCGGTGTTTTTCGCCGCCGGAACCGTGGGAGGCATTTTGGCCAATTCCACCCGTCCGGCCGAGTTTCTCTACGACAATCTGGCCATGATCACCAATGCGGTGTCGGCCTCGCGCCAGACCGGGGTGGAGAAGCTGCTGTATCTGGGGTCGTCGTGCATCTATCCCCGCCTAGCCGCCCAGCCCATGGCGGAGGATGCGCTGCTGACCGGCCCGCTGGAGCCCACCAACGAGTGGTACGCCATCGCCAAGATCGCCGGGATCAAGCTGTGTCAGGCCTTCCGGCGGCAATGGGGCTGCGACTTCATTTCCGCCATGCCGACCAACCTTTATGGGCCGGGGGACAATTACCACCCCGAGCACAGCCATGTGGTCGCCGCCCTGATCCGCCGCGCCCACGAGGCCCGGGATGCGGGGGCGCCCGAACTGGTGATCTGGGGAACCGGCACGCCGCTGCGGGAATTCCTGGCCGCCGACGATCTGGCCGATGCCTGCGTGTTCCTGATGAAGGCCTATTCCGCCGAGGCGCATGTGAATGTCGGGACGGGAATCGAGCATTCCATCCGCCAATTGGCCGAGACCGTGGCCAAGGTCGTCGACTACCGTGGGCGTTTGGTGTTTGATGTCTCCAAGCCCGACGGATCTCCGCGCAAGCTGATGGATGTGGGCCGGATGACCGAATTGGGCTGGAAAGCCCCCACCGGGCTGGAGGACGGCCTGCGCGCCGCCTATGCCTGGTACGTGGCCAATCTGGGAAAGTAG
- a CDS encoding MBOAT family O-acyltransferase translates to MLFNSAPFLFAFLPLVLAGFFGIRRMGWRPAMAFLTLASIVFYAWWNPAYAWPLAASIVGNFLFGLAIARSRDTRWGGAILALGVAANLAFLGIFKYERFFAESVAPLLGLMITSQRLELPLGVSFFTFTQIAYLVDVRRNLVRDADALSYTLFVTFFPHLIAGPIIHHKEMMPQFRQPRRDCATSENLVAGLSLFAIGLFKKAVIADWVASYVSPGFSAAGAGQDLGLLAAWQCALAYTVQIYFDFSGYSDMALGLARLFGIDLPVNFNSPYKATSIIEFWRRWHMTLSRFLRDYLYFPLGGGRCGPVRRHVNLMLVMTLGGLWHGAAWTFVAWGCLHGLMLVGNHAWRAIRPAVPGRGEVVAGWILTQVLVVVAWVFFRAVNFDAALIVLKGMAGLNGLSGGAVKVAWDGLVLSLVLMAVCVAAPNSQQIMSATGPGLEPVERPDRLAWRPTTGWAWTLAAMLACSAMTLWRTSEFLYYQF, encoded by the coding sequence ATGCTGTTCAATTCGGCGCCTTTCCTGTTCGCCTTTCTGCCCCTGGTCCTGGCCGGGTTCTTCGGAATCCGGCGGATGGGATGGCGTCCGGCCATGGCGTTTCTGACGCTGGCCTCCATCGTCTTCTATGCCTGGTGGAATCCGGCCTATGCCTGGCCGCTGGCCGCCTCCATCGTCGGGAACTTCCTGTTCGGGCTGGCCATCGCGCGCAGCCGCGACACGCGCTGGGGCGGAGCGATCCTGGCGCTGGGCGTCGCTGCCAACCTGGCCTTTCTCGGCATCTTCAAGTACGAGCGCTTCTTCGCAGAATCCGTCGCGCCGCTGCTGGGGTTGATGATCACCTCGCAGCGGCTGGAACTGCCGCTCGGCGTATCGTTCTTCACCTTCACCCAGATCGCCTATCTGGTGGATGTCCGGCGTAATCTGGTCCGAGACGCCGACGCGCTGAGCTACACCCTGTTCGTCACCTTCTTCCCCCATCTGATCGCCGGCCCCATCATCCACCACAAGGAGATGATGCCCCAGTTCCGCCAGCCCCGCAGGGACTGCGCGACGAGTGAGAATCTGGTGGCCGGACTGTCCCTGTTCGCCATCGGCCTGTTCAAGAAGGCGGTGATCGCCGATTGGGTGGCGTCCTATGTCTCACCCGGTTTTTCCGCTGCCGGCGCCGGTCAGGACCTGGGCCTGCTGGCCGCCTGGCAATGCGCCCTGGCCTACACGGTGCAGATCTATTTCGACTTCTCGGGCTATTCCGACATGGCGCTGGGACTGGCGCGGCTGTTCGGCATCGATCTGCCGGTCAATTTCAACTCGCCCTACAAGGCCACCAGCATCATCGAGTTCTGGCGGCGCTGGCATATGACCCTGTCGCGCTTTCTGCGCGACTACCTGTATTTCCCGCTGGGCGGCGGGCGATGCGGCCCGGTGCGGCGCCACGTCAACCTGATGCTCGTCATGACGCTGGGCGGATTGTGGCACGGGGCCGCCTGGACCTTCGTCGCGTGGGGCTGCCTACATGGGCTGATGCTGGTGGGCAACCACGCGTGGCGGGCCATCCGTCCCGCCGTGCCGGGGCGAGGGGAAGTCGTTGCCGGCTGGATTCTGACCCAGGTCCTGGTCGTGGTCGCCTGGGTGTTCTTCCGCGCCGTCAATTTCGATGCCGCGCTGATCGTGCTGAAGGGCATGGCGGGGCTGAACGGCCTGTCGGGCGGCGCGGTCAAGGTGGCGTGGGACGGGCTGGTCCTGTCGCTGGTCCTGATGGCGGTCTGCGTCGCCGCCCCCAACAGCCAGCAGATCATGAGCGCCACCGGGCCGGGACTGGAGCCGGTCGAACGGCCGGATCGACTGGCGTGGCGCCCCACCACCGGCTGGGCCTGGACCCTGGCCGCCATGCTGGCCTGTTCCGCCATGACCCTGTGGCGAACCAGCGAATTCCTCTATTACCAGTTCTGA
- a CDS encoding HAD family hydrolase: MSPIRAVLFDLDGVLVDAREWHWEALNQALRLFGYEIGREEHLTTFDGLPTRKKLAYLHEHRGFPKGLAGVINELKQVYTKQLIATHCFPVFHIEYAVSRLKAESYKLAVCTNSIRETCDMMLGQSGLLEYFDITLSNQDCARPKPDPDIYVSAMQRLGVAPVETVIVEDNEYGVQAATASGAHVLRVADPSEVTYWNIRERIRLAEAAS, encoded by the coding sequence GTGAGCCCCATCCGCGCCGTTCTGTTCGACCTCGACGGCGTCCTGGTGGATGCCCGCGAGTGGCATTGGGAGGCGCTCAATCAGGCGCTGCGCCTGTTCGGCTACGAGATCGGCCGCGAAGAGCACCTGACCACCTTCGACGGCCTGCCGACCCGCAAGAAGCTGGCCTATCTGCACGAGCACCGGGGCTTTCCCAAGGGGCTGGCCGGCGTCATCAACGAGTTGAAGCAGGTCTATACCAAGCAGTTGATCGCCACCCATTGCTTCCCGGTGTTCCACATCGAATATGCGGTGTCGCGCCTGAAGGCCGAGAGCTACAAGCTGGCGGTGTGCACCAACTCCATCCGCGAGACCTGCGACATGATGCTGGGCCAGTCGGGCTTACTGGAGTATTTCGACATCACCCTGTCCAATCAGGATTGCGCCCGGCCCAAGCCCGATCCCGACATCTACGTCTCGGCCATGCAGCGCCTGGGCGTGGCGCCGGTCGAGACGGTGATCGTCGAGGACAATGAGTACGGCGTGCAGGCGGCTACCGCGTCGGGCGCCCATGTGCTGCGCGTCGCCGATCCTTCCGAGGTGACCTACTGGAACATCCGCGAACGCATCCGTCTGGCGGAGGCCGCGTCATGA
- a CDS encoding glycosyltransferase codes for MARIVMTDDGISFDGATLEERPLGGAETSFIEMANALAARGHEVLVCNKCEAERVHRGVTWRPLSQGVPDSADLYIANRGDKLIRLCPKARRTIFWIHNPAGYLLKWRYQWKLALRLPVIVFSGASHASTYPSFAMAGGRETVPYGLTDLFCHATPRTEPPPPRVVFTSNPMRSLDWLLDLWERRIRPAVPNAELHVFAGTATYGAAGAAKADRMGVVLNKAAAMAAHDVVLRGPVPKTQLVDELAAARALLYRGDIGETFCSAVAEAQAMGVPAVLQDIACMRERVIEGETGYCVKDEETFVSHAVAILSDDALWRRLHLACLVKQRSWHWDQAAAEFERIGRLG; via the coding sequence ATGGCCCGCATCGTCATGACCGACGACGGCATCAGCTTCGACGGCGCCACATTGGAGGAACGGCCGCTGGGCGGGGCCGAGACTTCGTTCATCGAGATGGCCAACGCCCTGGCGGCGCGCGGCCACGAGGTGCTGGTCTGCAACAAGTGCGAGGCGGAACGGGTCCACAGGGGCGTCACCTGGCGCCCCCTGTCCCAGGGCGTGCCCGACAGCGCCGATCTCTACATCGCCAATCGCGGCGACAAGCTGATCCGCCTGTGCCCCAAGGCCAGGCGCACCATCTTCTGGATTCACAATCCCGCCGGCTACCTGCTGAAGTGGCGCTATCAGTGGAAGCTGGCGCTGCGCCTGCCGGTGATCGTGTTCTCCGGGGCCAGCCACGCCTCCACCTATCCGTCCTTCGCCATGGCCGGCGGCCGGGAAACCGTGCCATACGGCCTGACCGACCTGTTCTGCCACGCCACGCCGCGCACCGAGCCGCCGCCGCCCCGGGTGGTGTTCACCTCCAATCCCATGCGGAGCCTGGACTGGCTGCTGGACCTGTGGGAGCGACGCATCCGCCCGGCCGTGCCCAACGCCGAACTGCACGTCTTCGCCGGCACCGCCACCTATGGCGCCGCCGGCGCTGCCAAGGCCGACCGCATGGGCGTGGTGCTGAACAAGGCCGCCGCCATGGCGGCCCACGACGTGGTGCTGCGCGGCCCCGTCCCCAAGACCCAGCTGGTGGATGAACTGGCCGCCGCCCGCGCCCTGCTCTATCGCGGCGATATCGGCGAGACCTTCTGTTCGGCGGTGGCCGAGGCCCAGGCCATGGGTGTGCCCGCCGTGCTGCAGGACATCGCCTGCATGAGAGAACGGGTGATCGAGGGAGAAACCGGCTATTGCGTGAAGGATGAGGAAACCTTTGTCAGTCATGCTGTGGCCATCCTCAGCGACGACGCCCTGTGGCGGCGTCTACATCTGGCCTGCCTGGTGAAACAGCGAAGCTGGCACTGGGATCAGGCGGCGGCCGAGTTCGAGCGCATCGGCCGGTTGGGGTAG